The Gemmatimonadales bacterium DNA segment AGCCGCTCAACGCACCCGAAGGCGCGCTCACCGTGGATGGTCTTCCCGAGACGTACGAGCCCGGTCGCGCCTACTTGTTGACCGTGGTCCTTCGCCATCCTTCCCTCAGGCGCGCCGGGTTCCAGCTCGCGGCGCGGGTCGCCGGGGGCGAGTACCGGGGCCTTAAGGCGGGAACGCTCCGGCCGGCGGGCCCGGGCATCACGGTGGTTTGGGAAGCGCGCCGCGGCGTCGCCTACGCGCAGCACGCCGATCCCGTCGTGCGCGAAGCCGGCGAGGCCCGGTGGCTGGTGCGCTGGGAAGCGCCAGCCGCCGAGCTGGGCCCGGTGG contains these protein-coding regions:
- a CDS encoding choice-of-anchor V domain-containing protein, with the protein product MRVLPRLSRSVLLLAAAGAALAPAAKRAHPVPAPAGRLGHADGPPAGHTGGFGEPTCRVCHDGEPLNAPEGALTVDGLPETYEPGRAYLLTVVLRHPSLRRAGFQLAARVAGGEYRGLKAGTLRPAGPGITVVWEARRGVAYAQHADPVVREAGEARWLVRWEAPAAELGPV